One genomic segment of Clostridium saccharoperbutylacetonicum N1-4(HMT) includes these proteins:
- a CDS encoding FapA family protein, which produces MEREVGAKVADGQIIVVDGAFNERITIKARKYINLFINDIPCKQYKAYEVTSNDKFTYTFEKTQANREVNISISDDKMKAYMTVAYTPEAEFKLKDKEAFLNLAISTEIASEKFPPFFTVEELKKILKEKGIVYGIDEEALEEATEGTGKEILVAEGIRPAKDIPSEVKLFFTPTQMLFPEPDSDEIVDFKNLFRISNVNAGDKIAEIIPEVVGEDGKNIFGKKIKREYIRSMPIVASDGCKIEGADIIALIDGKAHIANRKVTVNPIYAVESVNMETCNIKFYGDIEVYDSVQDNMFVSAGGSLDVSQNVNTSNVVSGGEITILGNAINSKILSGQIDIRNKEYLDVLNEFKRIIYNMIEYIDDLQFRDINLRSNQLVLTITEQRFSNFQKIALNIITLNIKNKTKRSKLVDYIKENVLGYNILNMNGINDLKCLKDILENEIEYYDRNLIAPLDIRIGYCQDCEIKSTGNIIIGGKGQYTSKLTAMKDILFTKSDSVARGGILSAGGNISAGIVGSKAYVPTTLMVPLDGRITAALAFRNTIFCFGKTRLVLEEERENIHLHFNEDTRRIEINSTGL; this is translated from the coding sequence ATGGAAAGAGAAGTTGGAGCAAAGGTTGCTGATGGACAAATAATAGTTGTTGATGGCGCATTTAATGAAAGAATAACAATAAAAGCTAGAAAATATATTAATTTATTTATAAATGATATTCCATGTAAACAATATAAGGCATATGAAGTTACATCAAACGATAAGTTTACTTATACTTTTGAAAAGACTCAAGCTAACAGGGAAGTTAATATATCTATTTCTGATGATAAAATGAAGGCATATATGACTGTAGCATATACACCAGAAGCAGAATTCAAATTAAAAGATAAGGAAGCTTTTTTAAATTTAGCAATATCAACAGAAATTGCTTCAGAAAAATTTCCGCCATTTTTTACAGTTGAAGAATTAAAGAAGATATTAAAGGAAAAAGGAATAGTTTATGGTATAGACGAAGAAGCTTTAGAAGAGGCAACAGAGGGAACAGGAAAAGAAATCTTAGTTGCAGAAGGAATAAGACCAGCTAAAGATATACCAAGTGAGGTGAAGTTATTTTTTACACCGACACAAATGTTATTTCCGGAGCCTGATTCAGATGAAATAGTTGATTTTAAAAATTTATTTAGAATTTCTAATGTAAATGCAGGAGATAAGATTGCTGAAATAATACCTGAAGTTGTAGGCGAGGATGGTAAAAACATTTTTGGAAAAAAAATAAAAAGAGAATACATAAGAAGTATGCCTATAGTAGCTTCAGATGGATGTAAAATCGAAGGGGCTGATATTATAGCTCTTATTGATGGAAAAGCACATATTGCAAATAGAAAAGTTACAGTTAATCCAATTTATGCCGTTGAATCTGTAAATATGGAAACCTGTAATATTAAATTCTATGGAGACATAGAGGTTTATGATTCTGTTCAAGATAATATGTTTGTTAGTGCGGGTGGTTCATTAGACGTGAGCCAAAATGTTAATACTTCCAATGTAGTATCTGGAGGTGAAATAACTATTTTAGGAAATGCAATAAATTCTAAAATTTTATCTGGACAAATTGACATTAGAAATAAGGAATACTTGGATGTATTGAATGAATTTAAGCGTATTATTTACAATATGATTGAGTATATTGATGATTTACAATTTAGAGATATTAATTTGAGAAGTAATCAGCTTGTACTAACAATAACAGAACAGAGATTTAGTAATTTCCAAAAAATTGCTTTAAATATTATAACTTTAAATATAAAAAATAAAACTAAAAGAAGCAAGTTAGTAGACTATATTAAGGAAAATGTTCTGGGATATAATATATTAAATATGAATGGAATAAATGATTTGAAATGCCTAAAGGATATCTTAGAAAATGAAATAGAATACTATGATAGGAATTTAATAGCACCATTAGATATACGAATAGGATATTGCCAGGATTGTGAAATTAAATCAACTGGAAATATAATAATAGGGGGAAAGGGACAATATACTTCTAAATTAACTGCAATGAAAGATATACTTTTCACGAAATCAGATTCTGTTGCTCGTGGAGGCATATTATCAGCTGGAGGAAACATTAGTGCAGGAATTGTTGGAAGTAAAGCATATGTACCTACAACGTTGATGGTTCCATTAGATGGTCGAATAACAGCTGCTTTGGCATTTAGAAATACTATATTTTGTTTCGGAAAAACAAGACTTGTTCTAGAGGAAGAAAGGGAAAATATTCATTTGCATTTCAATGAAGATACGAGAAGAATTGAAATTAATAGTACTGGATTATAA
- a CDS encoding bifunctional diguanylate cyclase/phosphodiesterase, whose amino-acid sequence MEIIRNKNSIARKLLIPMIVIVIVQVILFVGTIFTSGIVEILRNNSFNILNQKIELRKNYLENEMIQRWSNIGEYQEKINSRILENLKSRGMTVNDFDKNPQVATDSLKDISNELVYMLRKNYVTGAFVILNTDSQEKPGLYIRDLDPNSNPKDNSDLLMERGSASTARSLGIPLDALWNNKFTFNGAGKVTATDFFEKPIKAANDNLFLDYKDLGYWSKPFALNDKDMKIVTYSVPLFDEHHKPYGVIGVALSLKYLNSQLDYKELTTNGQGVYVIGIDEGSGMDFNEVMSTGPMINRILSEDKKVSMNGTEVFKSIYELNTNDYLNRSYGCVKYINLYNLKSPFKDEKCAIIGIVGEENLLYYSNRFTRLLSVSLILSSVIGIAVVLIAGARVTRPIRYLAEDVKKRNPIEPLILKKTNISEIDELSEAIEILSTNLVDSASKLSQIIKLFNMPIGAFEYKKGHDMVFCTETFFQVIGIQDVYKNDSYVYIKDFEKIIEEIIVHEENLAEDIYKITKEDNSIRWIKLKILEHNSRMLGVVSDVTQEILEKHKIEYERDYDILTDILNRRAFYRTVEERIRKARNKIGAFIMWDLDNLKYVNDTYGHDYGDEYIRKAAVELKRLEEYGGVVGRRSGDEFFVFIYGYENKDEIRKIIRDIHDNVENTVLKLPNNRELKIRISTGVAWFPDDAANFEELSKYSDFAMYKIKRTVKGNISEFSRKEYEEESFLLSSQEDLNKLLDEELIQYAFQPIVDAKTGEIFAYEALMRSQLENLQNPLHIIKLATADSRLYEIERITFFKALEGFLSYMEEFKDVKLFVNSIPNHALSEKDVKRFENLYGAYLDRLVIELLENERSNGTNISKKRKACERWNAQIAIDDFGSGYNNEAVLLAITPNYVKIDMEIVRGINKDLDRQQISKNLISYAKQRKIKVVAEGVETKEELEKLIELGVDYLQGYYLSKPKFVPPNISKVIVNEIININNNFN is encoded by the coding sequence ATGGAGATCATTAGAAATAAAAATTCAATAGCTAGAAAATTATTAATTCCTATGATTGTTATTGTAATCGTTCAAGTTATTCTATTTGTAGGTACAATTTTTACAAGTGGGATAGTGGAAATACTAAGGAATAATTCTTTTAACATATTAAATCAGAAAATTGAATTAAGAAAAAACTATTTGGAAAATGAAATGATACAACGCTGGAGTAATATTGGAGAATATCAGGAGAAAATTAATTCTAGAATATTAGAAAACTTAAAGAGTAGAGGTATGACGGTAAATGATTTTGATAAAAATCCTCAAGTTGCAACAGATTCATTAAAAGATATTTCAAATGAATTAGTGTATATGTTAAGAAAAAATTACGTGACAGGGGCATTCGTAATACTTAATACTGATTCACAAGAAAAGCCTGGATTGTATATTAGGGATTTAGATCCTAATTCTAATCCAAAGGATAATTCTGACTTGCTCATGGAAAGAGGTTCTGCATCAACAGCAAGAAGTTTAGGTATACCATTAGATGCCCTTTGGAATAATAAGTTTACATTTAATGGAGCTGGAAAAGTAACAGCAACAGATTTTTTTGAAAAACCAATTAAAGCTGCTAATGATAATTTGTTTTTAGATTATAAAGATTTAGGTTATTGGAGCAAACCTTTTGCTTTAAATGATAAGGATATGAAGATTGTTACATATTCAGTTCCTCTATTTGATGAACATCATAAACCTTATGGAGTTATTGGAGTAGCTCTTTCATTAAAATATTTAAATTCACAACTTGATTATAAGGAGCTTACTACAAATGGGCAGGGGGTCTATGTAATAGGTATTGATGAAGGAAGTGGAATGGATTTTAATGAAGTCATGAGCACTGGCCCAATGATAAATAGAATACTTTCAGAAGACAAAAAGGTTTCAATGAATGGTACTGAAGTATTTAAGTCTATTTATGAGTTAAATACAAATGACTATTTAAATAGATCTTATGGTTGTGTTAAATATATCAATTTATATAATTTAAAATCTCCATTTAAAGATGAAAAATGTGCGATAATTGGGATTGTTGGTGAGGAGAATTTATTATATTATTCAAACCGATTTACAAGATTATTGTCAGTATCATTAATTTTATCAAGTGTAATTGGAATTGCAGTTGTTCTTATTGCTGGAGCAAGAGTTACTAGACCAATTAGGTATTTAGCTGAAGATGTAAAAAAGCGTAATCCAATTGAACCTTTGATTCTTAAAAAAACCAATATATCTGAGATTGATGAATTATCTGAAGCAATTGAAATTCTAAGTACAAACCTTGTTGATTCGGCATCAAAATTGTCACAAATAATAAAACTTTTTAATATGCCAATAGGTGCTTTTGAATATAAAAAAGGGCATGATATGGTATTTTGCACAGAAACCTTTTTTCAAGTAATAGGTATTCAAGATGTATATAAAAATGATTCTTATGTTTATATTAAAGACTTTGAAAAAATAATAGAAGAAATAATAGTACATGAAGAAAATTTAGCAGAGGATATTTATAAAATTACAAAAGAAGACAATAGCATTAGATGGATAAAATTAAAAATATTAGAGCATAATTCAAGAATGTTAGGTGTAGTTAGTGATGTAACGCAAGAAATATTGGAGAAGCATAAAATTGAATATGAAAGAGATTATGACATACTGACAGATATATTAAACAGACGTGCATTTTATAGAACAGTTGAAGAAAGGATAAGAAAAGCTAGAAATAAAATTGGTGCTTTTATAATGTGGGATTTAGACAATTTAAAATATGTAAATGATACATATGGACATGATTATGGTGATGAATATATAAGAAAGGCAGCTGTAGAATTAAAAAGGCTTGAAGAATATGGAGGGGTTGTAGGACGAAGATCAGGGGATGAATTTTTTGTATTTATTTATGGATATGAAAATAAGGATGAAATTAGGAAAATTATTAGAGATATTCATGATAATGTTGAAAATACTGTACTTAAGTTACCTAATAATAGAGAATTAAAAATTAGAATATCAACAGGAGTTGCATGGTTTCCTGATGATGCTGCAAATTTTGAGGAACTATCCAAATATTCTGATTTTGCAATGTATAAAATTAAAAGAACAGTAAAAGGAAATATAAGTGAATTTAGCAGAAAAGAATATGAAGAGGAATCTTTTTTATTAAGTAGTCAAGAGGATTTAAATAAATTACTTGATGAAGAATTGATACAATACGCTTTCCAGCCAATTGTAGATGCAAAAACAGGAGAAATATTTGCATATGAAGCTTTAATGCGCTCACAATTAGAAAATCTACAAAATCCACTTCATATAATAAAACTTGCAACTGCTGATTCTAGATTATATGAAATTGAAAGAATTACGTTTTTTAAAGCACTTGAAGGATTTTTAAGCTATATGGAAGAATTTAAAGATGTAAAACTATTTGTAAATTCAATACCTAATCATGCGCTATCTGAGAAAGATGTAAAAAGATTTGAGAATTTATATGGAGCATATCTTGACAGATTGGTTATAGAATTGCTTGAAAATGAAAGATCCAATGGAACAAATATTTCTAAAAAGAGGAAAGCATGTGAAAGATGGAATGCACAGATTGCTATAGATGACTTTGGATCAGGCTATAACAATGAAGCTGTGTTGTTAGCTATTACTCCTAATTATGTGAAGATTGATATGGAAATTGTGAGGGGAATTAATAAAGATCTGGATAGGCAGCAGATTTCCAAGAATCTAATTTCTTATGCCAAACAAAGGAAAATAAAAGTTGTAGCTGAGGGAGTAGAAACAAAGGAGGAATTAGAAAAGTTAATCGAATTGGGAGTGGACTATCTTCAAGGTTACTATTTAAGTAAACCTAAATTTGTTCCTCCTAATATAAGTAAAGTTATAGTTAATGAAATTATAAATATAAACAATAATTTTAATTAA
- a CDS encoding extracellular solute-binding protein codes for MLDKRGITIKIVPVLILCFFILGCSLNLGNKYGLDKENPTAVEIWHYYNGVQKIEFDKMVEEFNKTVGKKEGIIVEAFSQGSINELTDKVIDTSNEKVGAGKMPEAFTAYPDTAYKLEQLGLLSDYNQYLSKSEMSKYIDNYIEEGKITSSDKLTIFPIAKSTEVLMVNKTAWGMFAKETNADINKFQTWEGIAELAKQYYEWSDSKTEIKDDGKAFFGRDAMANYMMVGSKELGEEIFKIEDGKVNVNLNEKVMRKLWDNFYVPYINGYYGAYGRFRSDDTKTGDIIAFVGSTPGAEYFPSSVIKNDETSYPIDCMVLPIPKFENYKGYMPEQGAGIVLTKSDRKHEYAVTEFLKWFTDVERNTEFSIKSGYLPVKKDANNIDFIKSEIAKNNDLDISQKLQDAIFTAIDQENSNEFYFVKAFNGSNKARDILEKAMLDKAKLDREEIQKQLNNGISKKELINKYDTDENFKKWFEKLKNDINNAM; via the coding sequence ATGTTAGATAAGAGGGGAATTACAATAAAAATAGTACCAGTTTTAATATTATGTTTTTTTATTTTAGGATGTTCATTAAATTTAGGGAATAAATATGGTTTAGATAAAGAAAATCCTACTGCAGTTGAAATATGGCATTACTATAATGGAGTACAGAAAATAGAATTTGATAAAATGGTTGAGGAATTTAACAAAACTGTTGGGAAAAAGGAAGGGATAATTGTCGAAGCTTTTAGTCAAGGAAGTATAAATGAATTAACTGATAAAGTTATAGATACTTCAAATGAAAAAGTAGGCGCAGGTAAGATGCCTGAGGCTTTCACTGCTTATCCAGATACAGCATATAAATTAGAGCAGCTTGGATTATTATCGGATTATAATCAATATTTATCTAAAAGTGAAATGTCAAAGTACATAGATAATTATATTGAGGAAGGTAAAATAACAAGCAGTGATAAATTAACTATATTTCCAATAGCAAAATCTACAGAAGTACTTATGGTAAATAAAACCGCCTGGGGTATGTTTGCAAAAGAAACAAATGCAGATATAAATAAATTTCAAACCTGGGAAGGTATTGCAGAACTAGCTAAACAATACTATGAATGGTCAGACAGCAAAACAGAAATTAAGGATGATGGAAAAGCTTTTTTTGGAAGAGATGCTATGGCTAATTATATGATGGTTGGCAGTAAAGAATTAGGAGAAGAAATATTTAAAATAGAAGATGGTAAAGTAAATGTTAATTTGAATGAAAAGGTTATGAGAAAGCTGTGGGATAATTTTTATGTTCCATATATTAATGGGTATTATGGAGCCTATGGACGATTTCGTTCAGATGATACAAAGACAGGAGATATAATTGCTTTTGTTGGTTCAACACCAGGAGCAGAATATTTTCCGAGCTCAGTTATAAAAAATGATGAGACTAGCTACCCAATTGATTGTATGGTTTTGCCTATTCCAAAATTCGAGAATTATAAGGGGTATATGCCAGAACAAGGTGCAGGAATAGTGCTTACTAAATCAGATCGTAAACATGAATATGCAGTAACAGAATTTTTAAAATGGTTTACTGATGTAGAACGAAATACAGAATTTTCAATAAAGTCAGGTTATCTTCCAGTTAAGAAAGATGCAAATAACATTGATTTTATTAAAAGTGAAATAGCAAAAAATAATGACTTGGATATTTCACAAAAATTACAAGATGCTATTTTTACAGCAATAGATCAAGAAAATTCAAATGAATTTTATTTTGTTAAGGCATTTAATGGTTCAAATAAAGCAAGAGATATTTTAGAAAAGGCAATGTTGGATAAGGCAAAATTGGATAGAGAGGAAATACAAAAACAATTAAATAATGGAATTTCTAAGAAGGAACTTATAAATAAGTATGATACTGATGAAAATTTTAAAAAGTGGTTTGAAAAATTAAAAAATGACATAAATAATGCTATGTGA
- a CDS encoding S66 family peptidase, with amino-acid sequence MKLLSSGDKVGIVACSNGLDEKNRNKILNLENVLGTFGLNLVYSERIYKSYSVFNGNGRERAEAVMKFFLDEEIKAIFDVSGGDVANEVLEYLDFEVIKKNPKPFFGYSDLSVVINALYSKTNMKTYLYQIRNLVESNDERQIEEFKSTFMGEGNELLKFNYEWIQGRSMEGTIVGGNIRCLLKLSGTEYMPDFQDKIILFEGLGGDVPKMATYLTQYKQLGVFKKVKGIILGSFTEMEKEKYSPNIVELLKEKINDTNIPIVKTSEIGHGKESRCIIIGEKVKLFCGN; translated from the coding sequence ATGAAGTTACTAAGTAGTGGTGATAAGGTTGGTATAGTTGCTTGTTCTAATGGATTAGATGAAAAGAATAGAAATAAAATTCTCAATTTAGAGAATGTATTAGGTACTTTTGGACTTAACCTAGTATATAGTGAAAGAATATATAAAAGCTACTCTGTATTTAATGGCAATGGTAGGGAGAGAGCAGAAGCTGTAATGAAATTTTTCCTTGATGAAGAAATTAAAGCTATATTTGATGTTTCAGGTGGAGATGTTGCGAATGAAGTTTTGGAGTATTTAGATTTTGAAGTAATAAAAAAGAATCCAAAACCTTTCTTTGGATACAGTGATTTATCAGTAGTTATCAATGCTTTATATTCAAAGACAAATATGAAGACATATCTTTATCAAATTAGAAATTTGGTTGAAAGTAATGATGAGAGACAAATTGAAGAATTTAAAAGCACTTTTATGGGAGAAGGAAATGAACTTTTGAAATTTAACTATGAGTGGATACAGGGAAGAAGTATGGAAGGTACAATAGTAGGCGGAAATATTCGTTGTTTGCTGAAACTTTCAGGGACTGAATACATGCCTGATTTTCAAGATAAAATTATTCTCTTTGAAGGTTTAGGTGGAGATGTTCCTAAAATGGCTACGTATTTAACTCAATATAAACAACTAGGGGTATTTAAAAAAGTCAAAGGAATAATCCTTGGAAGTTTTACAGAAATGGAGAAAGAAAAGTATTCACCTAATATAGTAGAATTATTAAAAGAAAAAATAAATGACACTAATATACCAATTGTAAAGACAAGTGAAATTGGTCATGGAAAAGAATCTAGATGTATAATTATTGGGGAAAAAGTTAAATTATTTTGTGGAAATTAA
- a CDS encoding glycoside hydrolase family 31 protein, which yields MDNCKDVKNSYGKLLGYEVENNIVNIEFEEEKVYIKIVNSYIINFFVPSFRKERNSKAVENLKDKNCDFEVEFINGGIQISTEQLQLKVYDCFKVDIYDKEGTRLCADYRGDSKPFNRRYGDYMLAEAEGHAINNQEEYKLYISKNMEEEMYFYGLGEKTGHLNKKGYHYVNWNTDNAKPHGETFDRLYKSIPFLIGLSKGNAFGIFFDNHFETYFDMGRDNSEYYYFAAADGNLDYYFIYGPSVKKVVEGYTIITGNMPLPALWTLGYQQCRWSYDNETRLMEIANSLREKGIPCDTLYLDIDYMDGYRVFTWNKERFENPEAMIKTLNNMGFKVVTIIDPGVKVDKGYKIYDEGLENGYFATDNQGIVYRNEVWPGDSVYPDFLSPKVRKWWGENQKIMIDAGVSGIWNDMNEPASFNGPLPDDVMFNNDGILVTHKEVHNIYGHMMAKGTYEGLKKATGKRPFIVTRACYAGTQKYSTAWTGDNQSTWEHLRMSIPMLMNLGLSGMAFCGTDVGGFGHDCSAELLSRWVQVGTFTPLFRNHSAMGTRDQEPWAFDEITEEINRKYIKLRYKLLPYLYDMMWRCSKNGEPIIRPLLFNYQNDKKTYEINDEFLCGENILVAPVVEQGAKARMLYLPEGNSWIDYWTKEEYEGGQYIIKETPVDVCPIYVKGGSIIPTGEDQNYIGEKKTNKLNIEVYLSKENTETRYHHYTDDGESFRYQAGEFNHYKIKITNLDEKVEIKFKVIDKGYKEKYENVEFIIYNLRDKDLSVNGEVVETINEKAVISNPNK from the coding sequence ATGGATAATTGTAAAGACGTAAAAAACAGTTATGGAAAATTATTAGGATACGAGGTTGAAAACAATATAGTTAATATTGAGTTTGAAGAGGAAAAAGTATATATAAAAATAGTGAATTCTTATATAATTAATTTTTTTGTACCTTCATTTAGAAAAGAAAGAAATTCAAAAGCAGTTGAAAATTTAAAGGATAAGAATTGTGATTTTGAAGTGGAATTTATAAATGGTGGAATTCAAATATCAACAGAACAGTTGCAGCTTAAGGTATACGATTGTTTTAAAGTGGATATTTATGATAAAGAGGGTACAAGGTTATGCGCCGATTATCGAGGTGATAGTAAACCTTTTAATAGACGTTATGGTGACTATATGCTTGCTGAAGCAGAAGGACATGCTATCAATAATCAGGAAGAGTATAAGTTGTACATATCAAAAAATATGGAAGAAGAGATGTACTTTTATGGATTGGGAGAAAAAACTGGACATTTAAATAAAAAGGGTTACCATTATGTAAATTGGAATACAGATAATGCTAAACCACATGGAGAAACTTTTGATAGACTTTATAAATCAATTCCCTTCTTAATTGGATTAAGTAAAGGAAATGCTTTTGGTATATTTTTTGACAATCATTTCGAGACTTATTTTGATATGGGAAGGGATAATTCAGAATATTACTATTTTGCAGCTGCAGATGGTAATTTAGATTATTATTTTATTTATGGTCCTTCAGTAAAAAAAGTTGTAGAAGGATATACTATAATTACTGGAAATATGCCACTACCAGCATTGTGGACACTTGGATATCAACAATGCAGATGGTCTTATGATAATGAAACAAGACTTATGGAAATAGCAAACAGCCTTAGAGAAAAAGGAATTCCTTGTGATACCCTATACTTGGACATAGACTATATGGATGGATATAGAGTATTTACTTGGAATAAAGAAAGATTTGAAAATCCAGAAGCTATGATTAAAACCTTGAATAATATGGGCTTTAAGGTTGTAACAATAATAGATCCTGGTGTTAAGGTGGATAAAGGTTATAAAATTTATGATGAAGGTCTTGAAAATGGATATTTTGCAACAGATAATCAAGGGATAGTATATAGAAATGAAGTATGGCCTGGAGATTCGGTTTATCCTGATTTCTTAAGCCCAAAGGTAAGAAAATGGTGGGGAGAAAATCAAAAAATAATGATTGATGCTGGAGTAAGTGGAATTTGGAATGATATGAATGAGCCAGCAAGTTTTAATGGACCACTTCCAGATGATGTTATGTTTAATAATGATGGTATTTTAGTAACTCATAAAGAAGTGCATAATATTTATGGTCATATGATGGCGAAGGGAACTTATGAAGGTTTGAAGAAAGCAACAGGAAAGAGACCATTTATTGTAACTAGAGCATGTTATGCAGGAACTCAGAAGTATTCAACTGCATGGACAGGAGATAATCAAAGCACATGGGAGCATCTTAGAATGTCAATTCCTATGCTCATGAATTTAGGACTTAGTGGAATGGCTTTTTGTGGAACTGATGTAGGTGGTTTTGGACATGACTGTAGTGCTGAACTATTGAGCAGGTGGGTTCAAGTTGGAACATTCACTCCTCTTTTTAGAAATCATTCTGCAATGGGAACAAGGGATCAAGAACCTTGGGCTTTTGATGAAATAACTGAAGAAATTAATAGAAAATATATAAAATTACGTTATAAATTGTTGCCGTATCTTTATGATATGATGTGGAGATGCAGTAAAAATGGGGAACCAATTATAAGACCATTACTATTTAATTATCAAAATGATAAAAAAACTTATGAGATAAATGATGAATTCCTTTGTGGGGAAAATATTTTAGTAGCGCCTGTTGTTGAACAAGGAGCAAAAGCAAGAATGCTATATCTTCCAGAAGGAAATAGTTGGATAGATTATTGGACTAAAGAAGAATACGAAGGAGGACAATATATCATAAAGGAAACTCCAGTGGATGTTTGTCCGATTTACGTTAAAGGTGGTTCTATAATTCCAACTGGAGAAGATCAAAATTATATTGGTGAAAAGAAAACAAATAAATTAAATATAGAAGTCTATTTATCAAAAGAAAACACAGAAACTAGATATCATCATTATACTGATGATGGTGAAAGTTTTAGATATCAAGCTGGGGAATTTAATCATTACAAAATTAAGATAACTAATTTGGATGAAAAGGTTGAAATTAAGTTTAAGGTAATAGACAAAGGATATAAAGAAAAATATGAGAATGTTGAATTTATAATTTATAATTTAAGGGATAAAGACTTAAGTGTTAATGGTGAAGTTGTAGAAACTATTAATGAAAAAGCTGTTATTTCAAATCCTAATAAATAG